The segment GGCGGTACGGACGGTCCGCGGCGGGTCAGTCCAGGTCGGTCAGCCGGCCACCCGCGTCGGGCTGGGTGTGTTCCACCCGGCGCAGTACGCGGATCAGAAGCTCACCCAGGACCCCGCGCTCCCCTCCGGAGAGATCGCACAGCAGGTCCTCCTCGAAGGCGCTGGCCATCCGCATCGCCTCCAGCCACTTCGTACGGCCCTCGTCCGTCAGCTCGACGATCACGCGCACACGGTTGTTCTCGTCGCGGTCGCGGGTGACGAGGCCTTCGCTCGCCATGCGGTCGATGCGGTGAGTCATGGCGGCCGGGGTGAGGCCGAGGCGCTTCGCCAGCTCGCCGGGGCCCATCCGATAGGGGCTGCCGGCCAGGACCAGGCTCTTGAGGACCTCCCACTCGGCGTTGCTGATGCCGAGGGCGGCGACCTGGCGGCCGTACGCGACGTTCATCCGGCGGTTGAGGCGACCA is part of the Streptomyces qinzhouensis genome and harbors:
- a CDS encoding MarR family winged helix-turn-helix transcriptional regulator — protein: MPTATPEGPAATGQDAAAALQEPTLDEQIAAYQREYGELDPQVEQVVSALGRLNRRMNVAYGRQVAALGISNAEWEVLKSLVLAGSPYRMGPGELAKRLGLTPAAMTHRIDRMASEGLVTRDRDENNRVRVIVELTDEGRTKWLEAMRMASAFEEDLLCDLSGGERGVLGELLIRVLRRVEHTQPDAGGRLTDLD